A stretch of the Perca flavescens isolate YP-PL-M2 chromosome 10, PFLA_1.0, whole genome shotgun sequence genome encodes the following:
- the LOC114563067 gene encoding platelet-derived growth factor receptor-like protein has protein sequence MPLVNLSGSKGRLVLSVLLFCAVIFELAHCQKDAQEQRTTPGRKPKPSHPKLGKSTNKGPRAVPAKPKIKATSARTFLTQVFNKGKFKKVGETISVQTGDTLELRCRGKPVQWSVPTYLEEDDDGRLRTVQHERYGLLTLVNTTGADTGEYSCYPMYCEDTDCRKEYDKAVKVFVFFPDPQELFVPSSEYYKVIQLRTNWPTLLPCQVTSPEAKVTLHREFPPAEVAVDGTEISFNVKRGFTIHRPRPYHAGPLYCVASLGNLRQSSTKYMLIYVNYPMAPPAPVIQASSGSVTVGGDLRVTCSAAGEQDVLVEFNWEYPGQQIGRPLNTQESITPVVGGAARQQSQSVLLVEEVRDVDQGTYTCTAHNLLGATSVSTTVAVVPKAKPKKP, from the exons ATGCCTTTGGTGAACTTGTCTGGATCAAAGGGGAGGCTTGTGCTTAGCGTTCTCCTTTTTTGTGCCGTAATCTTCGAGTTAG CTCATTGTCAAAAAGACGCCCAAGAACAGAGGACTACTCCAGGGAGGAAGCCCAAGCCAAGCCATCCCAAACTTGGGAAATCAACAAATAAAGGGCCCAGAGCTGTACCAGCCAAACCCAAAATCAAAGCTACGTCTGCACGGACCTTCCTCACACAG GTGTTTAACAAAGGGAAGTTTAAGAAGGTGGGAGAAACTATAAGTGTGCAGACAGGAGACACTCTGGAACTGAGGTGCAGGGGCAAACCTGTGCAGTGGAGCGTCCCCACGTACCTGGAGGAGGATGATGACGGGAGGCTCAG GACTGTGCAACATGAGCGCTATGGCCTTCTGACATTAGTCAACACTACTGGTGCGGACACAGGGGAATACAGCTGTTACCCTATGTACTGTGAAGACACAGACTGCAGGAAGGAGTATGACAAAGCTGTAAAAGTCTTCGTCTTCTTTCCCG ACCCACAGGAGCTATTTGTTCCGTCGTCTGAATACTACAAGGTGATTCAGCTGAGAACCAACTGGCCGACGCTCCTCCCCTGCCAGGTGACGTCGCCTGAGGCTAAAGTGACTCTGCACCGCGAGTTTCCACCAGCGGAGGTGGCGGTGGACGGGACTGAGATCTCCTTTAACGTCAAGAGGGGCTTCACCATTCATCGACCCCGGCCTTATCATGCTGGACCTTTGTACTGTGTCGCCAGCCTGGGCAACCTGAGGCAGAGCTCCACCAAGTACATGCTCATCTATGTTAACT ACCCCATGGCTCCTCCTGCTCCAGTGATCCAGGCCTCGTCAGGCTCGGTGACTGTGGGGGGGGATCTGCGTGTCACCTGCTCTGCGGCGGGGGAACAGGACGTGCTCGTAGAGTTCAACTGGGAATACCCAGGACAGCAG ATCGGGAGGCCTCTGAACACACAGGAGAGCATCACTCCAGTCGTCGGAGGCGCGGCTCGACAgcagtctcagtctgtcctccTGGTGGAAGAGGTGAGGGACGTGGACCAGGGAACATACACCTGCACCGCCCACAACCTGCTAGGAGCCACATCTGTGTCCACCACTGTTGCAGTGGTCCCCAAAGCCAAACCTAAGAAACCATGA